The following are encoded together in the Azospirillum lipoferum 4B genome:
- a CDS encoding primosomal protein N', which translates to MRETAEVPAKPQLRGPDRRVAVLLPLPLREAYDYRVPDGMELVAGDYVEVPLGPRRVIGVVWGPGAGTLESGRLKAVVRRFDVPPMTGVGRRFVDWVAAYTMTPPGFVLRMAVSVPAALEPPKPMLAYLRKPDAEPPPGFKMTDPRKRVLALLEDGPPRTPAELAEEAGCGVTVVRGLAEAGLLEPVMLQPTRLGRPDWQRPGPSLSADQRAAADDLRERVASGRYSTVLLDGVTGSGKTEVYYEAISAALEQGKQALVLLPEIALSAQWLDRFARRFGAPPAEWHSELTGAQRRDTWRAVAKGEVPVVVGARSALFLPYPDLGVIIVDEEHDSAYKQEEGAIYHARDMAVARAHLGGLPIALVSATPSLETKVNADSHRYARIALPARHGGAVLPDVELVDLRRDRPPARHWLAPSLRKALTDTLAGGEQAMLFLNRRGYAPLTLCRACGHRMQCPNCTAWLVEHRLARKLQCHHCGLQQPLPHACPECGEEGTMAACGPGVERIAEEVAELFPEARAAIMASDTLHGPRAIQEMVESIGRHELDIIIGTQVMAKGHHFPMLTLVGVVDADLGLNGGDLRAAERTYQLLHQVAGRAGRGERPGRVMLQTFMPEHPVMQALAAGDRDGFYRLEAEMRLEAGMPPFGRLAALIVSGEDPTLVERVAMALGRAAPRSDDVHVLGPAPAPLALLRGRHRRRLLLKAPRSTQVQPLIAEWLDRVEIPPAIRVQIDVDPYSFL; encoded by the coding sequence GTGCGTGAAACCGCCGAAGTTCCGGCAAAGCCGCAGCTTCGCGGGCCGGACCGCCGCGTCGCCGTTCTGCTGCCGTTGCCGCTCCGCGAGGCCTACGACTATCGCGTGCCGGACGGGATGGAGCTTGTCGCCGGCGATTACGTCGAGGTGCCGCTGGGGCCGCGGCGGGTGATCGGCGTCGTCTGGGGACCGGGCGCCGGGACGCTGGAGTCCGGCCGGCTGAAGGCGGTGGTGCGCCGGTTCGACGTGCCGCCGATGACCGGGGTCGGCCGCCGCTTCGTCGACTGGGTCGCCGCCTACACCATGACCCCGCCGGGCTTCGTCCTGCGCATGGCGGTCAGCGTGCCGGCGGCGCTGGAGCCGCCCAAGCCGATGCTGGCCTATCTGCGCAAGCCGGACGCCGAGCCGCCGCCCGGCTTCAAGATGACCGACCCGCGCAAGCGTGTCCTGGCGCTGCTGGAGGATGGGCCTCCCCGCACCCCGGCGGAACTGGCCGAGGAGGCCGGCTGCGGCGTCACCGTGGTGCGCGGGCTGGCGGAGGCCGGGCTGCTGGAGCCGGTGATGCTGCAGCCGACCCGGCTCGGCCGGCCGGACTGGCAGCGGCCGGGGCCCAGCCTGTCCGCCGACCAGCGGGCGGCGGCCGACGACCTGCGCGAACGGGTCGCGTCGGGGCGCTACTCCACCGTGCTGCTCGACGGCGTCACCGGGTCGGGCAAGACGGAGGTCTATTACGAGGCGATCTCGGCGGCGCTGGAGCAGGGCAAGCAGGCCCTGGTGCTGCTGCCGGAAATCGCGCTGTCGGCGCAGTGGCTCGACCGCTTCGCCCGGCGCTTCGGCGCGCCGCCGGCGGAATGGCATTCGGAACTGACCGGGGCGCAGCGCCGCGACACCTGGCGCGCGGTGGCCAAGGGCGAGGTGCCGGTGGTGGTCGGCGCGCGCTCGGCCCTGTTCCTGCCCTATCCCGACCTGGGCGTCATCATCGTCGACGAGGAGCACGACTCCGCCTACAAGCAGGAGGAGGGGGCGATCTACCACGCCCGCGACATGGCGGTGGCGCGGGCCCATCTGGGGGGCTTGCCCATCGCGCTGGTCTCCGCCACGCCGTCGCTGGAGACCAAGGTCAACGCCGACAGCCACCGCTATGCCCGCATCGCCCTGCCGGCCCGTCATGGCGGCGCCGTTCTGCCCGACGTGGAACTGGTCGACCTGCGGCGCGACCGTCCTCCCGCCCGGCACTGGCTTGCGCCCAGCCTGCGCAAGGCGCTGACCGACACGCTGGCGGGGGGCGAGCAGGCGATGCTGTTCCTGAACCGCCGCGGCTATGCCCCGCTGACCCTGTGCCGCGCCTGCGGCCACCGCATGCAATGCCCGAACTGCACGGCGTGGCTGGTGGAGCACCGGCTCGCCCGCAAGCTGCAATGCCACCATTGCGGCCTGCAGCAGCCCTTGCCCCATGCCTGCCCGGAATGCGGGGAGGAGGGGACGATGGCGGCCTGCGGCCCCGGCGTGGAGCGCATCGCCGAGGAGGTGGCGGAGCTGTTCCCCGAGGCCCGCGCCGCCATCATGGCGTCCGACACCCTGCACGGCCCGCGCGCCATCCAGGAGATGGTGGAAAGCATCGGCCGGCACGAGCTGGACATCATCATCGGCACCCAGGTGATGGCGAAGGGCCACCATTTCCCGATGCTGACCCTGGTGGGGGTGGTCGATGCCGATCTGGGCCTCAACGGCGGCGACCTGCGGGCGGCGGAGCGCACCTACCAGCTTCTGCATCAGGTGGCCGGGCGCGCCGGGCGCGGCGAGCGGCCGGGACGGGTGATGCTGCAGACCTTCATGCCCGAACATCCGGTGATGCAGGCTCTGGCCGCCGGCGACCGCGACGGCTTCTATCGGCTGGAGGCGGAGATGCGGCTGGAGGCCGGCATGCCGCCCTTTGGCCGGCTGGCGGCGCTGATCGTGTCGGGCGAGGACCCGACGCTGGTGGAGCGGGTGGCGATGGCGCTGGGCCGCGCCGCCCCGCGCAGCGACGACGTCCATGTGCTCGGACCCGCCCCGGCGCCGCTGGCCCTGCTGCGCGGACGTCATCGCCGCCGCCTGCTGCTGAAGGCGCCGCGCAGCACCCAGGTGCAGCCGCTGATCGCGGAATGGCTGGACCGGGTGGAAATCCCGCCGGCCATCCGGGTGCAGATCGATGTCGACCCCTACAGCTTCCTTTAG
- a CDS encoding F0F1 ATP synthase subunit delta, whose amino-acid sequence MASEGTGVSELAARYSTALFELADENQALDTVASDLTTLKQILAESADLRRLVRSPVISRADQGKAMAAVLDSAGVSDLTKRFIGLVAANRRLFSIDGMIEGFLAELARRRGEVTAQVTTAQPLNDAQRDAVIDALKASIGSKVLVNTSVDPELIGGMIVKFGSRMVDTSVRTKLNKLQLAMKASGGSV is encoded by the coding sequence GTGGCATCCGAAGGAACAGGCGTATCCGAACTCGCCGCGCGTTACTCCACCGCGCTGTTCGAGCTTGCGGACGAAAACCAGGCGTTGGACACGGTCGCGAGCGACCTGACCACGCTGAAGCAGATCCTGGCCGAGAGCGCTGACCTCCGTCGCCTCGTCCGCAGCCCCGTCATCAGCCGCGCCGACCAGGGCAAGGCCATGGCCGCTGTCCTGGACAGCGCCGGCGTGTCCGATCTGACCAAGCGCTTCATCGGGCTGGTGGCGGCCAACCGCCGCCTGTTCTCGATCGACGGGATGATCGAAGGCTTCCTGGCCGAACTGGCCCGGCGACGCGGCGAGGTCACGGCACAGGTCACGACGGCCCAGCCGCTGAACGACGCCCAGCGCGACGCTGTGATCGACGCGCTCAAGGCGTCCATCGGTTCCAAGGTGCTGGTGAACACCTCCGTCGATCCGGAGCTGATCGGCGGCATGATCGTTAAGTTCGGCTCGCGCATGGTCGATACCTCGGTGCGCACGAAGCTGAACAAATTGCAACTCGCCATGAAGGCCTCAGGGGGATCAGTCTGA
- the fsa gene encoding fructose-6-phosphate aldolase, giving the protein MKFFVDTADIAEIRDLADTGLLDGVTTNPSLIAKSGRQFLDLVAEICDVVNGPVSAEVASTDFETMLAEAHKIARISHRVAVKVPLTPAGLKVCKIISSEGTMVNVTLCFSPAQAILAAKAGASFVSPFVGRLDDIGQDGMGIIKDICEIYNNYDAFKTEVLVASIRNPMHIVKAARLGAHVVTAPASVLKQLFNHPLTDKGLSQFVDDWKKTGQSIL; this is encoded by the coding sequence ATGAAGTTCTTCGTCGACACCGCCGACATCGCCGAGATCCGCGATCTGGCCGATACCGGTCTGCTGGACGGTGTTACCACCAATCCCTCCCTGATCGCCAAGTCCGGCCGTCAATTCCTCGACCTCGTGGCCGAGATTTGCGACGTCGTCAACGGTCCGGTCAGCGCCGAGGTGGCGTCCACCGACTTCGAGACCATGCTCGCCGAGGCCCACAAGATCGCCAGGATCTCCCACCGCGTCGCGGTGAAGGTGCCGCTGACCCCGGCCGGCCTGAAGGTCTGCAAGATCATCTCGTCCGAAGGGACGATGGTCAACGTCACGCTGTGCTTCTCCCCCGCCCAGGCGATCCTGGCGGCCAAGGCCGGCGCCAGCTTCGTGTCGCCCTTCGTCGGCCGGCTGGACGACATCGGCCAGGACGGCATGGGCATCATCAAGGACATCTGCGAGATCTATAACAACTACGACGCCTTCAAGACCGAGGTGCTGGTCGCCTCGATCCGCAACCCGATGCACATCGTCAAGGCTGCCCGCCTGGGCGCCCATGTGGTGACCGCCCCGGCGTCGGTGCTGAAGCAGCTGTTCAACCACCCGCTGACCGACAAGGGTCTCTCCCAGTTCGTCGATGACTGGAAGAAGACCGGCCAGTCGATCCTGTAA
- a CDS encoding cache domain-containing protein, giving the protein MAGMISKLRLRVQRQTLLTVLPVLLLLVVIAFAAGAPAHTRGTDAEALTMIDRAQHLLERIGPDAAAEAFAGHDSAFIDRDLYPMLLDDKGVMIAHGWTATLNGSDLRDLRDVDGKPFIREALAGVARDGRSDVTYQWIDPLTGQVARKTMHARRLVLNGKPYMLAVGVYR; this is encoded by the coding sequence ATGGCCGGCATGATCTCCAAGCTTCGTCTGCGCGTACAGCGTCAAACCCTGCTGACCGTGCTGCCGGTTCTGCTGCTGCTGGTGGTCATCGCCTTCGCCGCCGGCGCGCCGGCCCACACCCGCGGCACCGATGCGGAGGCGCTGACCATGATCGACCGCGCCCAGCATCTGCTGGAGCGGATCGGCCCGGATGCGGCGGCCGAAGCCTTTGCCGGCCATGATAGCGCTTTCATCGACCGCGACCTCTACCCGATGCTGTTGGACGACAAGGGCGTGATGATCGCCCATGGCTGGACCGCGACGCTCAACGGGTCGGACCTGCGGGATCTGCGCGACGTCGACGGCAAGCCCTTCATCCGCGAGGCGCTGGCCGGGGTGGCGCGCGACGGGCGCAGCGACGTCACCTATCAGTGGATCGATCCGCTGACCGGGCAGGTCGCGCGCAAGACGATGCATGCCCGCCGTCTGGTTCTGAACGGCAAGCCCTACATGTTGGCTGTCGGGGTCTATCGGTAG